Genomic segment of Streptomyces sp. NBC_01210:
GACCGGTGGCGGCTCCCCCGCCCGAAGACCGTCGCCATCACGGCCGCCGCCGCCTCGGCCTTCGCGACGCTGCTGGCCCTGAGCCAGGTGGTGGTCTACTTCACCGTCGAGAGCCAGACCTACATGTCCGGCACGGCGAACACCGTGACGGGTTTCTGCTACGCCCCGCTCTTTGTCATCGGCCCGCTGCTCGCTGCCGTGACCTGGTCGTACTGGAAGCGGCACCGGGCATGACACCATCGAGCACGTGCTCGACATCGGCTACTCCCTCTCCCGCCGTTTCCCCGACCCCCCGCAGACCGACTACCGGCGCGCGGACGTTCAGGCGCTGCGCCACGACCTCTTCTGCGGCGACGTCTACCTCGCGGACACCAAGGAGGACCGCGAGGTGTCCACAGCCTGGGGATGGGTCCCGGTGCTGGACTTCGCCTGGGCGCTGTGCGACATCGTCGAGCAGCTCGACCGCGACCCGCTCGGCAGCCGCGCCGCGAAGCCCCAGTACGCCGAGCTGGACTTCACCGAATCGGCCGACCGGATGCTCTTCGAGCGGCGCTTCGGCTGGGTGGACGTGGAGGCCGACTGGATGCCCGGCGACGAACCGCCGCTCACTTTCAACCACACCGAGCTGCGCCGCGAGGCCCGCGACTTCCTGCACGACCTGATCGCGGACCTCGCCGACATGCACGAGGGTCTCGACGACAACCCGGTGGTCTGGGACCTCCAGGCACGCTTCCCCCGCCTCTAGCACTCCAACTGTGCTGAGGTAACGGGGCTGCAGTACTAACTCTCCACCCGCACTCCGATCTGCGCCGCGAACGCCGGTGCCAGATCCAGCAGTTGGGCCGGGCTGATCACCGCACCCGCCAACCGGTCCACGCCCCGCGCGATGTCCAGCTCGGCGACCGTCCGCAGATCGACGTCCTTCAGCTGCGCCGCGCTGAAGTCCGCCCGCCGCAGCACACAGTCCCGGAACTCCACCCGTTCCAGCTGCGCACCCCCGAAGTCCGGCTCCGACAGCACACATCCCTCGAAGACGACGTCCTTGAGCCTGCCCTTCCGCAGATTCAGGTAGTCGATCTTCCCGCCGCGGATCAGCACCCGCTCCAGTACGGCTCCGTGCAGCTGCACCCCGCCCAGCCGCGCGTCCGTCACCTCCACATCGCGCAGCGAAGCGCCCGCCAGGTCAGTGCCCACGCCTCGTATACCACTGAGCACGGAGTCGACGAAGCGGGCGTTCAGCAGCTCCGCCTCGTCCAGGCCGCACCCGCGCAGCGCACAGTCGATGAAGCGCGCGCCACGCCCCGACTGCCCCGCGAGGTCCACATCCTGGAACTCCAGGCCGTCGTAGTCGCCGTCCGGCTCCAGCCCCCTGCCGTCGTACGGAACGAGCGGCGGCAGCCGCACCTCCGGCCGCTGCGCTGCCCGCGATCTCTCCGGTTTCCGTGCCATGGCCCCATGGTGCCCCCTCCCACTGACAACGCCCGGATGAGCCGCCTTGACCTCAAGCGCGCTTGAGGTTGGAGGGTGTTGCCCCTAGCCGGCTCGGTCGGCGGCCACACCGCGCTCGCCGCCGTCGGCCTTCTCGGCAAAGGCGGCAAGCACATCGTCTTCGGCTGTCCGGCGAAGGCCGCCACGATGGCGCCCCGCTCACCTTCACCGACGAGGAACTGGCCGAGCGCGGCATCACCTCCGAAGGCATACTCGGCCCGGTGATGCTCCAGAAGGCGGGCGGCAACGTACGCGCCCTGGAAGAAGGCTCCCTCGCCGAGGCCGCATCCGGCCGCCCCCGCCCCGCGCACAGCGCTTCCCGCTCGCCGACGCCGCGGCCGCCCACCGCGCTCCGGAAACCCGCGACACGGTCGGCAAGGTCGTGCTCATCCCCCGGACGGCATCCAGCTGGACGGCTGGACGGTCAGACGGCTGCACGGTCGGACGGCCGGCCGGCCCCCAGCGACGCCAGCGCTCCGTCGGTCAGCCGGTACACCGTCCACTCGTCCTGCGGCCTCGCCCCCAGCGACCGGTAGAAGTTGATCGACGGGGTGTTCCAGTTCAAAACGGACCATTCAAGGCGCTCATAGCCGCGCTCCACACAGATCCGCGCCAGCTCCGTCAGCAGCGCCTTGCCGTGACCGCCGCCTCGCAGCCCAGGACGTACATACAGATCCTCCAGATAGATGCCGTGCACCCCGCGCCATGTCGAAAAGTTCAGGAACCACAGCGCGAAGCCCGCCACCTCTCCGTCCGCAGTCTCCGCGATATGCGCGAAGGCGGCGGGCCGCTCGCCGAACAGCGCCTCGTGCAGCTGCTCCTCGCTCGCCCTGGCCTCGTCCAAGGCCTTCTCGTACTCGGCGAGTTCACGGACCATACGGTGGATCTCAGGGACATCATCAGGCGTGGCGATACGAATCATGAGGTCAGAGTGCCCGCCGACCCGGCTGCCGTGCCAACAGATTCCGACCGATGGACACCTGCTCCGCCTGAAGCCGCGTCTCCCCGTCCTGCACATGCCACAGGCTGTTCTGCAGCACGCGCCCCCACGCTCTCCTCGTCGACAGCCTGAAGCTTGAGCGCCGCGGGCGTACCGTCCACGCGCACCACCGGGAGAACAAGCGCGCACCAGCCGTGCATGGACGGGCCTGCCTGCCGCAGCCCCCACCGCTCGAGAAAGTCCGCGGCCGGCTGCGGCAGCACGGCAATGAAGTCGCGGCCCGGATCCTACGACTGTGGCGAAGACCACCGCGGGCGAGGACCACCGCCGCGTACGACCATGGAGGCCACAGGGTAGGCGCCCGATCAGCCACCCGGTCCTGCGAGTACCCTCCCGCCACACGCACTCGAGCTGAGCAGCAGGGGCATCATGAGCACGAACACCGTCAACGGCGGCATATCGTTCTGGTACGCGCAGGAGGGCACCCCCCTCCCCAGGGAGCCCCTCCCCGGCGACACCACCGCGGACATCTGCATCGTCGGCGGCGGATACACCGGTCTCTGGACGGCCTACTACCTCAAAAAAGCCGTCCCCTTCCTCAACATCACCGTCCTCGAGGGCAAGTTCTGCGGCTACGGAGCCTCCGGCCGCAACGGCGGCTGGCTCTACAACGGCATCGCCGGCCGCGACCGCTACGCCAAGCTCCACGGCCACGACGCCGCCGTCCGCCTCCAGCAGGCCATGAACGACACCGTCGACGAGGTCGTACGCGTCGCCGCGGAAGAAGAGATCGACGCCGACATCCACAAAGGCGGCGTCCTCGAAGTCGCCCACACCCCCGCCCAGCTGACCCGCCTCAAAACCTTCCACGCCGTCGAAATCGCCTTCGGCGAGAAGGACCGCGTACTGCTCGGCGCCCGCGAGACCGCCGAGCGCGTACGCGTCACCGGCGCCGTCGCCTCCACCTGGACCCCGCACGGCGCACGCCTGCACCCCGTGAAACTGGTCAAGGGACTCGCGGCAGCCGTCGAAGCCCTTGGCGTCACCATCCACGAGTCGACCCCCGTCACGGAGATCAAGCCAAAGCACGCGATCACCCCGTACGGCACGGTCCGTGCCCCGTACATCCTGCGCTGCACCGAAGGCTTCACGGCCAACCTCAAGGGCCAGAAGCGCGCCTGGCTCCCCATGAACTCCTCCATGATCGCGACCGAGCCCCTCCCTCAGTCCGTCTGGGACACGATCGGATGGGACGGCCGCGAAGCGCTCGGCGACATGGCACACGCCTACATGTACGCCCAGCGCACCGCCGACGACCGGATCGCACTCGGCGGCCGCGGCGTCCCCTACCGCTACGGCTCCCGCACCGACAACGACGGCCGCACCCAGCCCGCCACCATCGAAGCACTGCGCGACATCATGGTCCGCTTCTTCCCCACAACGGCAGGCGCCCGTATCGACCACGCCTGGTCCGGCGTCCTCGGCGTCCCCCGCGACTGGTGCGCCACTGTCGCCCTGGACCGCTCCACCGGCCTCGGCTGGGCCGGCGGCTACGTCGGCTCCGGCGTCGCCACCACCAACCTCGCCGCCCGCACCCTGCGCGACCTGATCCAGCAGGACTCGGGCCAGGCGGGCCCCACCGAACTCACGGCCCTCCCCTGGGTGAACCACAAGGTCCGCACATGGGAGCCGGAGCCGCTGCGCTGGCTGGGCGTACAGGGCATGTACGCGGCCTACCGCGGCGCAGACCGCCGCGAGGCGACGGCCAGAACGGCGGAAACCGACCGCATCGCACAGATCGCGGACCGGATCTCGGGCCGCCACTGATGCCCCCGGCCGGCAGCACCCGGCAGCAGCCCCGGGAATGACAAAGCCCAGGCCGGCGAATCGCCGGCCTGGGCAGCTGAGCCCCCTGTCGGATTCGAACCGACGACCTACGCATTACAAGTGCGTTGCTCTGGCCAGCTGAGCTAAGGAGGCGCGTCCGAGCAGTCTAACCGGACCGGTCACGCGCTCCGGTCGAATATTTCGTCGCCGTTCAGCTGCTGACAGGACGGGGCATGCCAGGTAGCGTCTCGGCAGGTCCACGTGTGTGGACCAGACCACTCCCTTACTCGGATCGTCCGGCACGTTCCTGCCGGTGAAGGAGAAGCATCACCATGGCCACTGTCACATTCGACAAGGCGACCCGGGTCTACCCGGGCTCCACCAAGCCCGCCGTCGACCAGCTCGAGATCGAGACCGAGGACGGCGAGTTCCTTGTCCTCGTCGGACCCTCCGGCTGCGGCAAGTCGACCTCCCTTCGCATGCTCGCAGGTCTCGAGGACGTCAACGCCGGCTCAATACGCATCGGTGACCGCGACGTCACGCACCTGCCGCCCAAGGACCGGGACATCGCCATGGTGTTCCAGAACTACGCGCTCTACCCGCATATGTCCGTCGCCGACAACATGGGCTTCGCGCTCAAGATCGCCGGCGTCAACAAGAGCGAGATCCGCAAGAAGGTCGAAGAGGCCGCGAAGATCCTCGACCTCACCGAGTACCTGGACCGCAAGCCCAAGGCGCTCTCCGGTGGTCAGCGCCAGCGTGTCGCCATGGGCCGCGCCATCGTGCGTGAGCCGCAGGTCTTCCTCATGGACGAGCCGCTGTCGAACCTCGACGCCAAGCTCCGGGTCTCGACCCGTACGCAGATCGCGAGCCTGCAGCGCCGTCTCGGCATCACCACGGTGTACGTCACACACGACCAGGTCGAGGCCATGACCATGGGTGACCGGGTGGCGGTACTCAAGGACGGGCTGCTTCAGCAGGTCGACTCGCCGCGCAACATGTACGACCGTCCGGCCAACCTCTTTGTCGCCGGGTTCATCGGCTCGCCGGCCATGAACCTCGTCGAGGTTCCGATCACCGACGGCGGCGTGAAGTTCGGCAACAGCGTCGTACCGGTCTCCCGTGAGGCCCTGTCCGCGGCCGCCGACAAGGGTGACACCACTGTCACGGTCGGTGTCCGGCCCGAGCACTTCGACGTGGTCGAGCTGAACGGTTCCGCGGCCAAGTCCCTCTCCAAGGACAGCGAGGACGCTCCGGCCGGTCTCGCCGTCTCCGTCAATGTCGTCGAGGAACTCGGCGCCGACGGTTACGTCTACGGTTCCGCCCAGGTCGGCGGCGAGCACAAGGACCTCGTGGTCCGTGTCGGCGGGCGTTCCGTGCCGGACAAGGGTGCCGAGCTGCACGTCGTGCCGCGGCCGGGCGAGATCCACGTCTTCTCGACCTCGACGGGTGAGCGCCTCAGCGGCTGACCGAGTAGCGACTGACCGAGTCGGCGTCACCGCCAATTCCGTGGATCGGCCCCGCAGTTACCTGCGGGGCCGTTCCGCTGCCAGGGCAGGCGTGTCGACAAATACCCCGGCAGATCCGCCATTTCGATCCTGTTCGTCAACACCGATTCGAAAAGCATCGTCGAACGATCCCTCGCCAGAGTGACTAAATGTCGCCAAATCATCACTGCCCGCTACGCTCGCTCGCGTGACCCACACAGCTCGCCGAATCGGCCGCACTCTCGCCCTCGTTCTGCCCGTCGTCCTGGTGCTCTCCGGAACCCTCGCGGTCACCAGCGTGCCGTGGGCAGGGCACAACACCGAGTCGCAGATTCTCACCGCGTCCTCGCGGAACGTCTCCGTGCGCGCCAAGTCCCGCTCGCCGCAGGACGTTCTGCGCGACCGGCTGCTCGCCGAACTCCAGGAGAAGAACCCGAGCATCGCGCTCACCCACCTCCAGCGCGAGGTCGAGGAGCGTCCGTCGCTCGCCAGGCACTGCATGTCGCTCGCCCGTGCCCTCGGACGCGCCGCCGTGGACCGCTACGGCCCCACCCGCGCCCAGACGTTCTCCCGTCCCGTCTGCGACACCTCCTTCGCCACCGGCGTCTCGCAGCAGACCCAGGGCAGCTGACCGCGCGAGCTGAACCGGGAGCTGGCCGCGGGGCCGCCGCCGGCGGCGCATATCGTTCACGGCATGCATACGCCTACGTATCCGACGCAGGCCGTGGTCCTGGCGGGCGGCCAGGGCTCGCGGCTGCGCCCGTACACCGATGACCGCCCCAAGCCGATGGTCGAGATTCCCGGAACCGGGACCCCGATCATCGGCCATCAGCTTGCCTGGCTGGCCGCCGAGGGCGTGACGGACGCCGTCGTCTCCTGCGGTCATCTCGCCGAGGTTCTCCAGACGTGGCTGGAGACCGCGGAGCTGCCGCTGCGTGTCACCACCGTCGTCGAGACGGAGCCGCTGGGCCGCGGCGGCGGCCTCAAGTACGCCGCCGCTCATCTGCCGCACCCGGACCAGCCCTGGTACGCCACCAACGGCGACATCTGGACCCGTTTCTCGCTGCGCGACATGGCCGCCTTCCACGCGGAGCGCGACGCCATCGCCACGCTCGCCCTCGCCCGCCCCCGGATCCCCTGGGGAGCCGTCGAGACGGACGCCTTCGGCCACATCACGGACTTCATCGAGTCTCCGCCGTCGCCGTATCTGATCAACGCGGGTGTGTACGTCTTCTCCGCGGCCTTCACCGCACTCCTCCCCGACCGGGGTGACCACGAGCGCACCACGTTCCCTGGTCTCGCCCGTGAGCAGCGGCTGGCCGGCTTCCCGCTGCCGAACGGCGCGTACTGGCGGGCGATCGACACCGCGAAGGACCTCACCGAGGCCGCCAAGGAGCTTGCCGCGCAAGCGCGTTGACCGACCTCGGCGAGATGCACGAGGTGCACGGGATACGCGACGAGAAGGGCGGCCACCGAAGTCCGGTGGCCGCCCTTCTCGTCGCGTATCTCAGCCCAGCAGGCCGCCGATCACCCTGCCGCCGCCGGAGCCGCCGCCGGAGCCGCCTCCGGAGCTGCCCGAGCCTCCGTTTCCGCCGCCACTGCCGCCACCGCTGCCGGTGCCGCCGCTCGATGAGGGGCCGGCGCTGCTGGACGGCGGCTGGGCCGGTTCCGACTGGCTGGGCGGCTGCTGTCCCGTGCCCTGCGTCTGGCTGGGCTGTCCGCCCCCGAGCCGGCCGGTCTCTCGGGCCGTGTGGTCGGAGGGCGTGGGCTTCGCGGACTTGGGACTGCCGGAGCGGCTTGCGGACGGTGACGGCTTGCCGTCGTCACCGCGCGCGCCGGAGGAGCTGCGCTCGCCGCTGGGTTCCTGCGGGAGCGGGAACCCGGGAAGGTGGTTGGTCGGGTCCTGGTTGGGTTCCGGCACGGTCACCATGTCCGTGGAACGTACGGCTCCGCCGAGCATCGAGCCCAACAGCAGGGTGAGGCCGACGACCACAGCGGCGACGACGCCGCCGCGCCGCAGTACGCGCCGCCGCAGCTCCCACAGCTCCGAGCGCGGCCCGAGCTTGCGCCAGGCCTCGCCCGCGAGCCGGCCGTCGATCGAGTAGACCGGGGCGCCCGCGATGATCAGCGGGGACCAGGCGGCCAGGTAGATGATGTCGGGCGCGTCGTACGCCGGTACGGTCTTCCAGGTCACGGTCAGGATGAGCATGGCCGACAGCAGTGCGCCGATGACGGCCGCGACCCGCTGCCAGAGCCCGAGCACGGTGAGCACACCGACGACCACCTGGAGGAAGGCGACGGTGAGCCCTGCCCCCACCGGGTGGGAGAGCGCGAAGTCGCGCAGCGGTTCGGCGAGTTCCCAGGGGTGCAGCGAGTTGAGCCACTTGACCATGGAGCCGCGTTCGCCGCCGTCGAAGTAGACGGGGTCGCAGAGCTTGCCCATGCCGGCGTAGATGGAGATGAAGCCGAGGAAGA
This window contains:
- a CDS encoding ABC transporter ATP-binding protein translates to MATVTFDKATRVYPGSTKPAVDQLEIETEDGEFLVLVGPSGCGKSTSLRMLAGLEDVNAGSIRIGDRDVTHLPPKDRDIAMVFQNYALYPHMSVADNMGFALKIAGVNKSEIRKKVEEAAKILDLTEYLDRKPKALSGGQRQRVAMGRAIVREPQVFLMDEPLSNLDAKLRVSTRTQIASLQRRLGITTVYVTHDQVEAMTMGDRVAVLKDGLLQQVDSPRNMYDRPANLFVAGFIGSPAMNLVEVPITDGGVKFGNSVVPVSREALSAAADKGDTTVTVGVRPEHFDVVELNGSAAKSLSKDSEDAPAGLAVSVNVVEELGADGYVYGSAQVGGEHKDLVVRVGGRSVPDKGAELHVVPRPGEIHVFSTSTGERLSG
- a CDS encoding nucleotidyltransferase family protein, with product MHTPTYPTQAVVLAGGQGSRLRPYTDDRPKPMVEIPGTGTPIIGHQLAWLAAEGVTDAVVSCGHLAEVLQTWLETAELPLRVTTVVETEPLGRGGGLKYAAAHLPHPDQPWYATNGDIWTRFSLRDMAAFHAERDAIATLALARPRIPWGAVETDAFGHITDFIESPPSPYLINAGVYVFSAAFTALLPDRGDHERTTFPGLAREQRLAGFPLPNGAYWRAIDTAKDLTEAAKELAAQAR
- a CDS encoding NAD(P)/FAD-dependent oxidoreductase produces the protein MSTNTVNGGISFWYAQEGTPLPREPLPGDTTADICIVGGGYTGLWTAYYLKKAVPFLNITVLEGKFCGYGASGRNGGWLYNGIAGRDRYAKLHGHDAAVRLQQAMNDTVDEVVRVAAEEEIDADIHKGGVLEVAHTPAQLTRLKTFHAVEIAFGEKDRVLLGARETAERVRVTGAVASTWTPHGARLHPVKLVKGLAAAVEALGVTIHESTPVTEIKPKHAITPYGTVRAPYILRCTEGFTANLKGQKRAWLPMNSSMIATEPLPQSVWDTIGWDGREALGDMAHAYMYAQRTADDRIALGGRGVPYRYGSRTDNDGRTQPATIEALRDIMVRFFPTTAGARIDHAWSGVLGVPRDWCATVALDRSTGLGWAGGYVGSGVATTNLAARTLRDLIQQDSGQAGPTELTALPWVNHKVRTWEPEPLRWLGVQGMYAAYRGADRREATARTAETDRIAQIADRISGRH
- a CDS encoding DoxX family protein, coding for MSVDTRTPRPGFDDQPALSMVKVDCDPAQVIVNHASFRVQLSQSPRPVRAMAGNAWIPVVGGAGTGVRRRAPVVWSGKSAPGDAGATGLLQAVRNSTMGQDAFDRDAFDRDPFDRDPFDTGATQVIPRIGLAEHTARMPAAGSLGAPRDPDRPLLPAMRQAVGAYDSYHSYEPEPYEPEPYEPEPYEPERYGSERYGQESYGGELYEPERYGRERHEQEEFADADVRSQRHGADVVRHAYYPGRRMNLGVVLLPLRVFLGFISIYAGMGKLCDPVYFDGGERGSMVKWLNSLHPWELAEPLRDFALSHPVGAGLTVAFLQVVVGVLTVLGLWQRVAAVIGALLSAMLILTVTWKTVPAYDAPDIIYLAAWSPLIIAGAPVYSIDGRLAGEAWRKLGPRSELWELRRRVLRRGGVVAAVVVGLTLLLGSMLGGAVRSTDMVTVPEPNQDPTNHLPGFPLPQEPSGERSSSGARGDDGKPSPSASRSGSPKSAKPTPSDHTARETGRLGGGQPSQTQGTGQQPPSQSEPAQPPSSSAGPSSSGGTGSGGGSGGGNGGSGSSGGGSGGGSGGGRVIGGLLG
- a CDS encoding pentapeptide repeat-containing protein, which produces MARKPERSRAAQRPEVRLPPLVPYDGRGLEPDGDYDGLEFQDVDLAGQSGRGARFIDCALRGCGLDEAELLNARFVDSVLSGIRGVGTDLAGASLRDVEVTDARLGGVQLHGAVLERVLIRGGKIDYLNLRKGRLKDVVFEGCVLSEPDFGGAQLERVEFRDCVLRRADFSAAQLKDVDLRTVAELDIARGVDRLAGAVISPAQLLDLAPAFAAQIGVRVES
- a CDS encoding GNAT family N-acetyltransferase, yielding MIRIATPDDVPEIHRMVRELAEYEKALDEARASEEQLHEALFGERPAAFAHIAETADGEVAGFALWFLNFSTWRGVHGIYLEDLYVRPGLRGGGHGKALLTELARICVERGYERLEWSVLNWNTPSINFYRSLGARPQDEWTVYRLTDGALASLGAGRPSDRAAV